The DNA region CGGGAACCACTATCGCGATGGCCGATTACCAAATGGAAGATTTGGTGTACGAGCTCAATTACCAATCGGCAAAAATAGCCAAAGAAGTTGCTGAAGAGTTCACCAAAAAAGAACCCAACAAGCCACGATTTGTAGCAGGTTCCATTGGTCCAACCAACCGTACTGCGAGCATGTCGCCCGATGTAAACGATCCGGGCTATAGAGCCGTAACATTTGACGAATTGCGAATAGCTTACAAGCAACAAGTGGAAGCACTTATGGATGGTGGTTCGGACATTTTGTTGGTAGAAACCGTATTTGATACACTCAATGCCAAAGCGGCTTTGTTTGCCATTGAAGAAGTAAAAGAGGAGAGAAGCATTGATATCCCAATCATGTTAAGCGGTACCATTACCGATGCGTCGGGAAGAACGCTTTCCGGGCAAACGGCCGAAGCCTTTTTAATTTCGGTGTCGCATGTGCCATTACTTTCTATTGGTTTCAATTGCGCTTTGGGGGCGAATTTATTGCAGCCGCATTTAGAGGCCATTGCCAATAAAACCGATTTTGCCATTTCGGCACATCCCAATGCCGGATTGCCCAATGCCTTTGGAGAATACGACGAAACCCCAGAAGAAATGGGCGCTCAAATTGAAGAATATCTAAAGAAAAATTTAATCAATATTATTGGTGGCTGTTGTGGTACATCGCCAGAACACATCAAAGTAATTGCAGATATAGCTGCAAAATATAAACCCCGTCAAGTGGTTGTTGGTTGCTAGTTATTGGCTGTTGGTTTCAGCAATTGAATATTAATAACGAAGATTAGGATAATTAAAAAAAGTAATGAAATCATATAGAGATTTAGATGTTTGGAAGGAAGCCAGAAAGTTGGTTACTATCATATATGAATTCACTCAAGAATATCCTAAAGAAGAAATTTACGGAATAGTAAACCAAATGAGAAGGTGCGCAATTTCCATTCCTTCAAATATAGCAGAAGGGTGTGGAAGACAATCTTCAAAGGAAACAATACATTTTTTGTATATATCAAGAGGTTCTTTGTATGAATTAGAAACACAATCTTTTCTATCTAAAGATTTAAATTTTCTTTCAGAAGAAGAACTGCATAAAATACTAGTTCAAATAGAAGCTTGTATGAAGTTGCTTAACGGATTTATCAACTATTACAAGAAGTTATAAAAATGGAAATAACAAACAACAAGCAACAAAAAACAAACAACCAAACACGTTACATGAAATTATCAGGGTTAGAACCTCTAATTCTGAACGAAAACAGCAATTTTATCAATGTAGGAGAACGAACCAATGTGGCGGGATCACGAAAATTTCTTCGGTTGATCAAGGAGGAAAAATTCGATGAAGCCCTCGATATTGCACGCCACCAAGTTGATGGAGGTGCACAGATTATCGATATAAATTTTGATGACGGACTTATAGACGGTAAGGAAGCCATGGTGAAGTTTTTAAACCTCATTGCTGCCGAGCCCGATATTTGCCGTGTGCCGATAATGATCGATAGTTCCAAATGGGAAATCATCGAAGCTGGGCTACAAGTGGTTCAGGGAAAATGTGTGGTGAATTCCATTTCATTAAAAGAAGGTGAAGAAAAATTCATCTGGGAAGCCAAGCAAATCCTGCGTTATGGAGCCGCCGTGATTGTTATGGCGTTTGATGAAGTTGGGCAAGCTGATAATTACGAACGCCGTATTGAAATCGCCAAACGCTCGTACGATATTTTAGTAAACAAAGTCGGTTTCCCTTCCGAAGACATTATTTTCGATTTGAATATTTTCCCTGTGGCAACGGGTATGGACGAGCATCGAAAAAATGCTATCGACTTTATTGAAGCCACGCGTTGGGTGCGTGAAAATTTGCCCAATGTGAGTGTTAGCGGTGGGGTAAGCAACGTGTCGTTTTCTTTCCGAGGAAATAATATTGTCCGCGAAGCGATGCACTCGGTGTTTTTATATTATGCGATTCAGGCCGGAATGAATATGGGTATTGTAAACCCAGCTATGCTGGAGGTTTATGATGATATTCCGAAGGATTTGTTGGAGCATATCGAAGATGTGATTTTAGATCGCCGAGATGATGCTACCGAACGTTTGTTGGAGTTTGCGGAAACGGTAAAAGGTACCAAAGCTGAAAAAGCGGTAGATTTATCTTGGCGTGAAAACCCGTTGCAAGACCGAATAACTCATGCGTTGGTAAAAGGTATCGATGCTTATATTATTGAAGATGTTGAGCAGGCCAGACAAGAAGCCGATAAACCTATTGAGGTTATTGAAGGCCATTTGATGATTGGAATGGATGTGGTGGGTGATTTGTTCGGGGCCGGAAAAATGTTTTTGCCACAAGTGGTGAAATCGGCGCGAGTGATGAAAAAAGCCGTGGCGTATCTCAATCCGTTTATTGAAGCCGAAAAATCAGATAAATCAGAACCCGTTGGTAAAATTTTAATGGCCACTGTAAAAGGCGATGTGCACGATATTGGTAAAAATATTGTGAGCGTGGTATTGGCTTGTAACAACTACGAAATTGTGGATTTGGGCGTAATGGTGCCACCAGAAAAAATTATAGAAACCGCCATTAAAGAACGTGTGGATGCCATTGGGCTGTCGGGATTAATCACCCCGTCGCTGGATGAAATGGTGTACCTCGCCAAAGAAATGCAACGCCAAAAATTTGAGTTGCCTCTGCTTATTGGGGGCGCTACGACATCTAAAGCACATACGGCCGTAAAAATAGACACACAATACCAAAACGCGGTAGTGCACGTAAACGATGCCTCCAGAGCGGTAACCGTTGTGGGCGATTTATTGAACAAAAGAACATCGCACGAGTACGTGGCGAAATTGAAAAAGGATTATGATGAGTTCCGTACCAAGTTTTTAAAACGAGGAAAAGAGAAATCATATATTTCGATTGAGGAAGCCCGTAAAAGAAAATATAAAATTGACTGGGAAGCCGCTGAAATAGTGAAGCCCAACGAAATGGGCGTTCAAATGTTGAAGCAGCTCAGTTTAAAGGAATTGTTGCCGTTTATAGATTGGAGTCCGTTTTTTAGAAGTTGGGATTTGCACGGTAAATTCCCCGATATTTTGACTGACGAGGTGGTGGGCGAACAAGCAACCATTATGTACAACGAAGCCCTAGTGATGATTGAAGAAATCATCGCCAAGCAATCCTTAAAACCCAAAGCGGTTTTTGGTCTGTTTGAAGCCAACACCATAAACGACGACGACATTTCAGTGAAGAAAAAGGGCAAAGAAATAGCTGTTTTTAGGACATTGCGTCAACAATTGAGTAAACGCGAAGGGGTGCCTAATCATGCTTTGGCCGATTTTATCGCACCAGAGGAAAGTGGTAAAACTGATTATGTCGGCGCATTTTGCGTGGGCATTTTTGGCGCTCAGGAATTGGCGGATAGCTATAAAGCAAAACAGGACGATTACAACGCTATCATGGCCCAAGCGATTGCCGATAGATTTGCCGAAGCTTTTGCCGAATATTTGCATCAACAAGTGCGAACAAAACACTGGGGCTATGCACCGAATGAAGATTTGAGTAATGACGAACTGATAAAGGAAAGTTATAAAGGAATCCGTCCGGCTCCCGGTTATCCGGCGTGTCCAGACCATTTGGAAAAAGAAACCATTTGGGACTTGTTGGAGGTGGAAAAAATTATTGGTGTAAAGCTTACCGAAAGTTTGGCCATGTGGCCAGCGGCGGCAGTTTCGGGTTATTATTTCGCCAATCCGGAAGCGAAGTATTTTGGACTGGGGAAAATTACCGACGACCAAGTTACCGATTATGCCAATAGAAAAGGCATTGAAAAAGAGGTGGCCAGAAAATGGTTGCATGCCAATATAGCCGATTAGTGTCGTCATGCTGAACTTGTTTCAGCATCACATGACAGTGGTGCGTTAGGGATAGAAGTGGAAAGCCCGGAGCGACGTTAGGAGCGAGGACTTGTAACGAATAGCCCGACCCAAGCATTGGGAAATGCTGTTGGATGGGTAACGCCAAAAAAGCTGAAAAGAATAAAAATATAACAAATTAAAGCTCCTTATGGGGATTTAGAGAAATGAAAGTAACAGACCACATAAAAAACGCCAACGGAAAAACCTTGTTTTCGTTTGAAGTGATTCCACCAAAAAAGGGAACCAATATTCAGGATTTGTATGGTAATATAGATCCGTTAATGGAATTTAAACCGCCGTTTATTGATGTAACCACATCGCGCGAGGAGTATGTTTACGTTGATAAAGGCAATGGCCTTTTAGATAAGCGCATTACCCGCATGCGCCCCGGTACGGTGGGTATTTGTGCGTCGATTATGCACAAGTATAAAATTGATGCGATTCCACATTTGTTGTGCGGTGGTTTTACCAAAGAGGAAACCGAATATGTGTTGGTTGATTGTCATTATTTGGGTATTGACAATGTCGTGGCTTTAAGAGGAGACGCGAGAAAAGATGAATCTTATTTCGTGCCAACCAAAGGCGGCAATGCTTATGCGAGCGAATTAGTCGAGCAAATCACAAACCTTAACAACGGTAAGTATTTACATGATGATGTGGAGATTGAGCATAATTATGATTTCTGTATTGGTGTGGCCGGATACCCCGAAAAGCATATGGAAGCACCAAGTTTGGTAACGGATTTAAGACGGCTGAAAGCTAAGGTAGATGCCGGAGCAGATTACGTGGTTACCCAAATGTTTTTTGATAATAAAAAATACTTCGAGTTTGTGGATAAGGCTAGAGAAATAGGGATTACCGTACCTATTATCCCGGGAATTAAGCCTATTGCGGTAAAACGTCACCTTCAAATTTTACCCCAAGTGTTTAAAATTGATTTACCACAAGATTTAATTGATGCTGTTGAAAATTGTAAAGATAACAAGGCCGTGAGACAAGTAGGCATTGAGTTTGCCATTCAGCAATCGAAGGAATTGAAAGATGCTGGTGTGCCGTTTTTGCATTATTATTCCATGGGAAAAAGCGATAACATAAAAGCTATAGCTTCGGCGTTATTTTAAATATTCCGTTACATTTGCCCCAAATTTTAGTGTCATGCGGTTTATTTTAACCTACATTATGTTGCTGGTTTCAGTATTAGTTTTTTCCCAGGAAAAGCAACATACTTCGTATGTGGATGTCAATTATTTCTACGGAAATATCGCATTGCATAACAATGAAATTCTACATTTAATTCAGGGGCATCCCGAAGGAAGCATTATTGGCTGGAACAAAAAAACGTACGGTTTCAACGATTGGGAGCAGCGTTTCAATTTTCCCGATTACGGGATTTCGTTCGCTTATCAAAATCTAAAGAACGAGGTTCTGGGCAATAATTATTCACTGTACGCCCATTACAATTTTTACTTTTTTAAAAGGAATTTGATGTTTAGGGTGGGCCAAGGTTTGGCATACAATACCAATCCGTACCATAAAGAAAGCAATTTTAAAAATGTGGCTTTTGGTTCGAAATTTATGAGCAGTACCTATGTGATGCTCAACTATAAAAAAGAACGGCTTTTTGATAGATTCGGACTTCAAGCTGGTTTTTCATTGATTCATTATTCCAACGCTAATGTAAAATCACCCAATAATGGTACTAATTCCGTGACTTTTAATGTGGGATTGAATTATAATTTGGATGACACCGATTTAGAATATCAACGCGATTTAGATAAAAAAGCCGATCAAGAGTTTTCAGAACCCATTAAATATAATTTAGTATTTCGAAGTGGTATTAATGAAAGCGATGTGGTTGGCAGCGGACAGTTTGCTATGTATGTGGCCTCTGCTTATGCCGATAAGCGCATTAATAAAACCAGTGCACTGCAATTGGGGGGCGACGTGTTTTTTTCCAATTTTTTAAAGGAACTCATTTATTATGAAAGCGTCGCTTTTCCTGAAAAAGAGGTGTCGGGCGATGAGGATCATAAACGGGTTGGTGTTTTTGCTGGGCACGAATTGTTTATAAATAGGATGTCGTTACTCACCCAATTGGGCTATTATGTGCATTATCCATTCGATTTTGAAGGTCGGGTTTACACGCGTTTGGGGTTAAAACGCTATTTTGGAGAAAAGTGGTTCGGTACTTTAAGTTTAAAATCACACGGAGCAAAAGCTGAAGGTGTGGAATTTGGAATTGGTGTACGATTGTAAAATGAAGAAAATAATTTACATATTATGTGCGTTGGTTTTGTGGTCGTGCGATAGCGAAAACACAGGCGATTGCTTTCAAACGGCAGGAGAACCCATCCAAAATGAAGTGATGCTTCCTTCCTTTAATAAAATTCTGGTGAACCGAGATGTTGAATTGGTCATCACACAAGGGGCAGAACAAAAAGTAATCGTTGAAACCGGAAAAAACTTGATGAATGATGTGGTTGCTGAGGTGATTGAAAATCGACTTGTTTTAACCAATAACAATACCTGTAATTATGTACGTGATTACGGTATAACCAAAGTATTTGTAACCTCGCCAAACCTTACCGAAATTAGAAGTTCTACCCAATACGATATCAGTTCAAACGGTGTTTTAACTTACCCAAGCCTGACTTTGTTTTCAGAAGATTTTGGTGCGCCAGATACCTTCAATGTGGGCGATTTTAGACTGAATTTGAACAATGAAAACTTGACTGTAGCTTTTAATAATCTTTCGGTGTGCTACGTTG from Tamlana crocina includes:
- a CDS encoding head GIN domain-containing protein codes for the protein MKKIIYILCALVLWSCDSENTGDCFQTAGEPIQNEVMLPSFNKILVNRDVELVITQGAEQKVIVETGKNLMNDVVAEVIENRLVLTNNNTCNYVRDYGITKVFVTSPNLTEIRSSTQYDISSNGVLTYPSLTLFSEDFGAPDTFNVGDFRLNLNNENLTVAFNNLSVCYVEGETENLNINFAAGNARYEGRNLIAQKVNVNNRSSNDMVVNPQQEITGVIRGVGNVISVNQPPLVNVEELYKGRLIFE
- a CDS encoding four helix bundle protein, giving the protein MKSYRDLDVWKEARKLVTIIYEFTQEYPKEEIYGIVNQMRRCAISIPSNIAEGCGRQSSKETIHFLYISRGSLYELETQSFLSKDLNFLSEEELHKILVQIEACMKLLNGFINYYKKL
- the metF gene encoding methylenetetrahydrofolate reductase [NAD(P)H]; the encoded protein is MKVTDHIKNANGKTLFSFEVIPPKKGTNIQDLYGNIDPLMEFKPPFIDVTTSREEYVYVDKGNGLLDKRITRMRPGTVGICASIMHKYKIDAIPHLLCGGFTKEETEYVLVDCHYLGIDNVVALRGDARKDESYFVPTKGGNAYASELVEQITNLNNGKYLHDDVEIEHNYDFCIGVAGYPEKHMEAPSLVTDLRRLKAKVDAGADYVVTQMFFDNKKYFEFVDKAREIGITVPIIPGIKPIAVKRHLQILPQVFKIDLPQDLIDAVENCKDNKAVRQVGIEFAIQQSKELKDAGVPFLHYYSMGKSDNIKAIASALF
- the metH gene encoding methionine synthase, with amino-acid sequence MEITNNKQQKTNNQTRYMKLSGLEPLILNENSNFINVGERTNVAGSRKFLRLIKEEKFDEALDIARHQVDGGAQIIDINFDDGLIDGKEAMVKFLNLIAAEPDICRVPIMIDSSKWEIIEAGLQVVQGKCVVNSISLKEGEEKFIWEAKQILRYGAAVIVMAFDEVGQADNYERRIEIAKRSYDILVNKVGFPSEDIIFDLNIFPVATGMDEHRKNAIDFIEATRWVRENLPNVSVSGGVSNVSFSFRGNNIVREAMHSVFLYYAIQAGMNMGIVNPAMLEVYDDIPKDLLEHIEDVILDRRDDATERLLEFAETVKGTKAEKAVDLSWRENPLQDRITHALVKGIDAYIIEDVEQARQEADKPIEVIEGHLMIGMDVVGDLFGAGKMFLPQVVKSARVMKKAVAYLNPFIEAEKSDKSEPVGKILMATVKGDVHDIGKNIVSVVLACNNYEIVDLGVMVPPEKIIETAIKERVDAIGLSGLITPSLDEMVYLAKEMQRQKFELPLLIGGATTSKAHTAVKIDTQYQNAVVHVNDASRAVTVVGDLLNKRTSHEYVAKLKKDYDEFRTKFLKRGKEKSYISIEEARKRKYKIDWEAAEIVKPNEMGVQMLKQLSLKELLPFIDWSPFFRSWDLHGKFPDILTDEVVGEQATIMYNEALVMIEEIIAKQSLKPKAVFGLFEANTINDDDISVKKKGKEIAVFRTLRQQLSKREGVPNHALADFIAPEESGKTDYVGAFCVGIFGAQELADSYKAKQDDYNAIMAQAIADRFAEAFAEYLHQQVRTKHWGYAPNEDLSNDELIKESYKGIRPAPGYPACPDHLEKETIWDLLEVEKIIGVKLTESLAMWPAAAVSGYYFANPEAKYFGLGKITDDQVTDYANRKGIEKEVARKWLHANIAD
- a CDS encoding homocysteine S-methyltransferase family protein: MSDIRAALKERILVLDGAMGTMLQAYKFTEDDFRGERFKDFPVPLQGNNDLLSITQPEAIKTIHAKYFEAGADIVETNTFSGTTIAMADYQMEDLVYELNYQSAKIAKEVAEEFTKKEPNKPRFVAGSIGPTNRTASMSPDVNDPGYRAVTFDELRIAYKQQVEALMDGGSDILLVETVFDTLNAKAALFAIEEVKEERSIDIPIMLSGTITDASGRTLSGQTAEAFLISVSHVPLLSIGFNCALGANLLQPHLEAIANKTDFAISAHPNAGLPNAFGEYDETPEEMGAQIEEYLKKNLINIIGGCCGTSPEHIKVIADIAAKYKPRQVVVGC
- a CDS encoding acyloxyacyl hydrolase; its protein translation is MRFILTYIMLLVSVLVFSQEKQHTSYVDVNYFYGNIALHNNEILHLIQGHPEGSIIGWNKKTYGFNDWEQRFNFPDYGISFAYQNLKNEVLGNNYSLYAHYNFYFFKRNLMFRVGQGLAYNTNPYHKESNFKNVAFGSKFMSSTYVMLNYKKERLFDRFGLQAGFSLIHYSNANVKSPNNGTNSVTFNVGLNYNLDDTDLEYQRDLDKKADQEFSEPIKYNLVFRSGINESDVVGSGQFAMYVASAYADKRINKTSALQLGGDVFFSNFLKELIYYESVAFPEKEVSGDEDHKRVGVFAGHELFINRMSLLTQLGYYVHYPFDFEGRVYTRLGLKRYFGEKWFGTLSLKSHGAKAEGVEFGIGVRL